The following coding sequences lie in one Nitratireductor mangrovi genomic window:
- the miaB gene encoding tRNA (N6-isopentenyl adenosine(37)-C2)-methylthiotransferase MiaB, with protein MQAGLPASNPGTGATKKVFVKTYGCQMNVYDSQRMADALAADGYAATEVMEEADLVLLNTCHIREKAAEKVYSELGRIRKLKAERASLGRDTVIGVAGCVAQAEGEEIVRRAPVVDIVIGPQTYHRLPDAVRKARDGGKVVETDYAIEDKFERLPAPRRAELRRRGVTAFLTVQEGCDKFCTFCVVPYTRGSEVSRPVAQIVREAEQLAAAGVREITLLGQNVNAWHGEGPDGRQWGLGELLFRLAEIAGIGRLRYTTSHPRDMDDALIAAHRDLDRLMPYLHLPVQAGSDRILKAMNRRHTADDYLRLIDRIRAARPDIALSGDFIVGFPGETDADFEATMQIVRDVTFVQAFSFKYSPRPGTPGADMDAQVDESVKDERLQRLQALLARQQREFADALVGRKTDVLIEKPGRSPGQWVGRSPWLMPVILDEKAGEIGDIVDVRINRAAANSLFAQAV; from the coding sequence ATGCAAGCCGGTCTTCCGGCCAGCAATCCCGGCACGGGCGCGACGAAGAAGGTCTTCGTCAAGACCTATGGCTGCCAGATGAATGTCTACGATTCCCAGCGCATGGCCGATGCGCTGGCGGCGGACGGTTATGCCGCGACCGAGGTCATGGAGGAGGCCGATCTTGTCCTGCTCAACACTTGCCATATCCGCGAGAAGGCGGCCGAGAAGGTCTATTCCGAGCTCGGCCGTATCCGCAAGCTGAAGGCCGAGCGCGCCAGCCTTGGACGCGACACCGTGATCGGGGTCGCCGGCTGCGTGGCGCAGGCCGAGGGCGAGGAGATCGTGCGCCGCGCCCCGGTGGTCGATATCGTCATCGGCCCGCAGACCTACCATCGCCTGCCGGACGCTGTGAGGAAGGCCAGGGACGGCGGCAAGGTCGTCGAGACCGACTACGCCATCGAGGACAAGTTCGAACGCCTGCCCGCGCCGCGAAGGGCCGAACTGCGCCGCCGCGGCGTCACCGCCTTCCTGACCGTGCAGGAAGGGTGCGACAAGTTCTGCACCTTCTGCGTGGTGCCCTATACGCGCGGCTCCGAAGTTTCGCGGCCGGTCGCGCAGATCGTGCGCGAGGCCGAGCAGCTGGCCGCCGCCGGCGTGCGCGAGATCACCCTGCTCGGCCAGAACGTCAATGCCTGGCACGGCGAGGGGCCAGACGGTCGCCAATGGGGGCTGGGCGAACTGCTGTTCCGGCTCGCCGAAATCGCCGGCATCGGCCGGCTGCGTTACACGACCAGCCATCCGCGCGACATGGATGACGCCCTGATCGCCGCCCATCGCGACCTCGACAGGCTGATGCCCTACCTGCATTTGCCGGTGCAGGCCGGGTCCGACCGCATTCTCAAGGCCATGAACCGCCGCCACACGGCGGATGACTATCTGCGCCTGATCGACCGTATCCGCGCTGCCAGGCCCGATATCGCGCTTTCCGGCGATTTCATCGTCGGCTTTCCGGGCGAGACGGATGCCGATTTCGAGGCGACGATGCAGATCGTGCGCGATGTCACATTCGTGCAGGCCTTTTCGTTCAAATATTCGCCACGGCCCGGCACGCCGGGCGCCGACATGGACGCTCAGGTCGACGAAAGCGTGAAGGACGAGCGCCTGCAGCGCCTGCAGGCCCTTTTGGCCCGCCAGCAGCGTGAATTCGCCGACGCGCTGGTCGGCCGAAAGACGGACGTCCTGATCGAAAAGCCCGGCCGTTCGCCGGGCCAGTGGGTCGGGCGTTCGCCATGGCTGATGCCGGTTATTCTTGATGAAAAGGCCGGCGAAATCGGCGACATTGTCGATGTTCGAATCAACCGCGCGGCGGCCAACAGCCTGTTCGCGCAAGCCGTCTGA
- a CDS encoding PhoH family protein — protein MSAGTNLKFSPSGASDKAHIVLTFDNNKHASALYGQFDQNLARIEQQLSVDIRSKGNQLSIQGEASAAEQARRALDYLYELAQKGMDLSGSEVDGAVRMAIAADDQLSLPTLEKKGRMATAQITTRKRTIHARTPNQDAYMRALDRAELVFGIGPAGTGKTYLAVAHAAMLLERGLVERVVLSRPAVEAGERLGFLPGDMKEKVDPYLRPLYDALYDMMPADKVERALAAGVIEIAPLAFMRGRTLAHSAIILDEAQNTTTMQMKMFLTRLGEGGRMIVTGDPTQIDLPHNARSGLVEALHVLEDVPGIVTVRFEDKDVVRHPLVAEIVRAYDRHGVVRGQGEGNV, from the coding sequence TTGAGCGCCGGCACCAATCTCAAGTTCAGCCCGTCCGGGGCATCGGACAAGGCTCACATCGTCCTGACCTTCGACAACAACAAGCATGCGAGCGCCCTCTACGGTCAGTTCGACCAGAACCTCGCCCGCATCGAGCAGCAGCTGTCCGTGGACATCAGGTCGAAGGGCAACCAGCTCTCCATCCAGGGCGAGGCGAGCGCGGCCGAGCAGGCCCGGCGCGCGCTCGACTATCTCTACGAACTGGCCCAGAAAGGCATGGATCTCTCCGGGTCCGAGGTCGACGGTGCGGTCCGCATGGCGATCGCCGCCGACGACCAGCTGAGCCTGCCGACGCTCGAGAAGAAAGGCCGCATGGCGACCGCGCAGATCACCACCCGAAAGCGCACGATCCACGCCCGCACGCCCAACCAGGACGCCTATATGCGCGCGCTCGACCGCGCCGAGCTGGTGTTCGGCATCGGCCCGGCCGGCACCGGAAAGACCTATCTCGCCGTTGCCCATGCCGCCATGCTGCTCGAGCGTGGCCTGGTCGAACGCGTCGTGCTGTCGCGTCCCGCGGTCGAGGCCGGGGAACGGCTGGGATTCCTGCCGGGCGACATGAAGGAGAAGGTCGATCCCTATCTCAGGCCGCTTTATGACGCGCTCTACGACATGATGCCGGCCGACAAGGTCGAGCGCGCTCTCGCCGCCGGGGTCATCGAGATCGCGCCGCTGGCCTTCATGCGCGGCCGCACGCTGGCCCACTCGGCGATCATCCTCGACGAGGCGCAGAACACGACCACCATGCAGATGAAGATGTTCCTGACCCGGCTTGGCGAGGGCGGACGCATGATCGTCACCGGCGACCCGACGCAGATCGACCTGCCGCACAACGCCAGGTCCGGCCTGGTCGAGGCCCTGCATGTGCTGGAGGATGTGCCGGGCATCGTCACCGTGCGCTTCGAGGACAAGGACGTCGTTCGCCATCCGCTGGTGGCCGAGATCGTGCGTGCCTATGACCGCCACGGTGTCGTGCGCGGGCAGGGCGAGGGGAACGTTTGA
- the ybeY gene encoding rRNA maturation RNase YbeY, producing MNGAAGESSARGGIDIDIAVTVEAGDWAPVERLEPLVRRAVDATVGDLTPSFGLTGLQATELGVTFTDDEAIRQLNAQWRGKDKATNVLSFPAFANFSAAGVPPLLGDIVIAAETVSCEAALEGKPLDHHLSHLVVHGLLHLLGYDHETDAEAEVMEAAERRILAVLAIADPYALTDPSD from the coding sequence TTGAACGGCGCCGCCGGCGAAAGCTCGGCTCGCGGTGGTATCGACATCGACATCGCGGTCACGGTCGAGGCTGGCGACTGGGCTCCGGTCGAACGGCTGGAGCCCCTGGTCCGGCGCGCGGTCGACGCGACGGTCGGGGACCTCACTCCGAGTTTCGGCCTGACCGGTTTGCAAGCGACGGAACTGGGCGTCACCTTTACCGACGACGAAGCGATCCGGCAATTGAACGCCCAATGGCGCGGCAAGGACAAGGCGACCAACGTCCTGTCGTTCCCGGCCTTCGCCAATTTTTCGGCCGCCGGCGTTCCGCCCCTGCTCGGCGACATCGTGATTGCCGCCGAAACGGTCAGCTGCGAGGCCGCCCTGGAAGGCAAGCCGCTCGATCACCATCTCAGCCACCTCGTGGTTCATGGTCTGTTGCATCTCCTGGGCTATGATCACGAGACCGACGCCGAGGCGGAGGTGATGGAAGCGGCCGAGCGGCGCATCCTCGCGGTGCTTGCCATTGCCGACCCCTATGCGCTAACTGATCCGAGCGATTGA
- a CDS encoding hemolysin family protein, translating to MNQREQAVPEGGGDAQPSGPAEDVPSTGGEERSNGGLSAFQRFLNLFRSRNGSTLREDIADALAEGEAHGATFSPAERAMLHNILRLREVRVEDVMVPRADIESAELSTSLGDLLRMFEESGHSRMPVYAESLDDPRGMVHIRDVVAHLTRTARAKKTRGARKAVDKTTGLDLGNVDLSRTIGELNLIRPVLFVPPSMLASDLMNRMQAARTQMALVIDEYGGTDGLVSLEDIVEMVVGDIEDEHDDEEPLITKAGDGVFVVDARAEIDDVAEAIGEGFAAGEHSEDVDTIGGIIFNALGRVPARGEVVQAIPGFEFHVLDADPRRVKRVRIVQGRSPVRRGRAAKETPVESG from the coding sequence ATGAACCAGCGTGAACAGGCCGTGCCCGAGGGCGGCGGCGATGCACAGCCTTCCGGACCGGCCGAAGACGTTCCCAGTACCGGCGGGGAGGAGCGGTCGAATGGCGGCCTCTCCGCTTTCCAGCGTTTCCTGAACCTTTTCCGGTCCCGCAACGGCTCGACCTTGCGCGAGGATATCGCCGACGCGCTGGCCGAAGGCGAGGCGCATGGCGCCACCTTCTCGCCAGCCGAACGCGCCATGCTGCACAACATCCTGCGGCTGCGCGAGGTCCGGGTCGAGGACGTCATGGTGCCGCGGGCCGATATCGAATCGGCCGAACTGTCGACCTCGCTCGGCGACCTTTTGCGCATGTTCGAGGAATCGGGCCATTCGCGCATGCCGGTCTACGCCGAATCGCTCGACGATCCGCGTGGCATGGTTCACATCCGAGACGTCGTCGCGCATTTGACCAGGACGGCGCGGGCGAAAAAGACGCGCGGCGCCAGGAAGGCCGTGGACAAGACCACCGGCCTCGACCTCGGCAATGTCGACCTCTCGCGCACAATCGGCGAACTGAACCTCATCCGCCCCGTGCTGTTCGTGCCGCCGTCGATGCTGGCATCCGACCTGATGAACCGCATGCAGGCCGCGCGCACGCAGATGGCGCTGGTCATCGACGAGTATGGCGGCACCGACGGGCTGGTCTCGCTGGAGGACATCGTCGAGATGGTCGTCGGCGATATCGAGGACGAGCATGATGACGAGGAACCGCTGATCACCAAGGCCGGTGACGGGGTCTTCGTGGTCGATGCCCGCGCCGAGATCGACGATGTCGCCGAGGCGATCGGCGAAGGTTTCGCCGCTGGCGAACACAGCGAGGATGTCGACACGATCGGCGGCATCATCTTCAACGCGCTCGGCCGCGTCCCGGCGCGCGGCGAGGTGGTGCAGGCCATTCCCGGTTTCGAGTTTCATGTACTCGACGCCGACCCGCGCCGGGTCAAGCGCGTGAGGATCGTCCAGGGACGATCTCCGGTCAGGCGCGGGCGCGCGGCCAAGGAAACGCCGGTGGAAAGCGGGTGA
- a CDS encoding NAD-dependent epimerase/dehydratase family protein: MPTRKRIFFTGGSGKAGRHVVPYLLDRGHRVVNIDLTPLDHPGVDNLTADITDSGQMFNAMTSYANFDELEPGTGVPAFDAVVHFAAIPRILIHPDNETFRVNAVGTYNVIEAAVKLGIRKIVIASSETTYGICFADGLADPDSLPLEEDYDVSPQDSYALSKVVNEKTARAFARRSGFDIYALRIGNVVEPHEYAELFPAYFANPAMRRRNAFCYIDARDLGQIVDLCLQKDGLGFQLFNAGNDTNGMNIPTAELAERFFPGVPVTREMGEHEALYSNRKIREVLGFREQHDWRKYVKV, encoded by the coding sequence ATGCCGACACGCAAGCGGATATTTTTCACCGGCGGGTCGGGCAAGGCCGGCCGGCATGTCGTCCCCTACCTGCTCGATCGTGGCCACCGCGTCGTCAATATCGATCTCACGCCGCTTGACCATCCGGGCGTCGACAACCTGACCGCGGACATCACCGATTCAGGGCAGATGTTCAACGCGATGACGTCCTACGCCAATTTCGACGAGCTCGAACCCGGAACGGGCGTTCCCGCCTTCGACGCGGTGGTGCATTTCGCCGCCATTCCGCGCATTCTGATCCACCCCGACAACGAGACCTTCCGCGTCAACGCGGTCGGCACCTACAACGTCATCGAGGCGGCGGTTAAGCTCGGCATCCGCAAGATCGTCATCGCCTCCTCCGAGACCACCTACGGCATCTGCTTCGCCGACGGGCTGGCCGACCCGGATTCGCTCCCGCTCGAGGAGGACTACGACGTTAGTCCGCAGGATTCCTATGCGCTGTCCAAGGTCGTCAACGAAAAGACGGCCCGCGCCTTCGCCCGTCGCTCCGGCTTCGACATCTACGCGCTGCGCATCGGCAATGTCGTCGAGCCGCATGAATATGCCGAACTGTTTCCGGCCTATTTCGCCAATCCCGCGATGCGCCGGCGCAACGCGTTCTGCTATATCGACGCCCGCGATCTCGGCCAGATCGTCGATCTCTGCCTGCAAAAGGACGGTCTGGGGTTCCAGCTGTTCAACGCCGGCAACGACACCAACGGCATGAACATCCCGACCGCCGAACTCGCCGAGCGCTTCTTTCCCGGCGTGCCGGTCACGCGCGAAATGGGCGAACACGAAGCGCTCTATTCCAACCGCAAGATTCGCGAAGTCCTGGGCTTCCGGGAACAGCACGACTGGCGCAAATATGTGAAGGTCTGA
- the lnt gene encoding apolipoprotein N-acyltransferase codes for MEDLAARLILLWGWRRALVAFLAGAIAVLGQAPYDFFPACFVSFTVLVWLLDGVAPEEGGGLAARWRASFAVGWWFGFGYFLAGLWWVGQALLVDADQFAWALPLAVLGLPAVLALFYGVATLLARLAWSEGLGRVAALAAGFGIAEWLRTFVLTGFPWNAIGYAAMPLPLLMQSVQLVGLAGMNVLAVFIFAAPSLLAGRQHLRIGLAACLLLAAAHAGYGYLRLAAVPDPAEAKSLPVRIVQPSVSQAGKWDVGERTRIMETLLSLTRRPPSQGRPKPELVVWPETAVPFVITERPEALAAIGEALDAGQTLFLGAVRSEAAATGGEEPRYYNAVVAIDGSGEIVDAADKVHLVPFGEYLPFEATLKLAGLSTVAETVGGFSAGSARRTLEVPGGVVALPLICYEIIFPDLLDDGAAVADIIVNVTNDAWFGDTPGPYQHFRQAQVRAVEAGLPLIRSANNGISAVLDDKGRVLDAFALDAVGILDVELAVPARSGTPDWPPAFNGFLIILFFATMACGMNLTQRLRST; via the coding sequence ATGGAAGACCTTGCCGCGCGCCTGATCTTGCTGTGGGGATGGCGGCGGGCGCTGGTTGCCTTCCTCGCCGGGGCGATCGCCGTGCTCGGCCAGGCGCCGTACGACTTCTTTCCCGCCTGTTTCGTTTCCTTCACGGTGCTGGTCTGGCTGCTCGACGGCGTCGCGCCCGAAGAGGGCGGCGGATTAGCCGCTCGCTGGAGGGCGTCCTTCGCGGTGGGATGGTGGTTCGGGTTCGGCTATTTCCTGGCCGGGCTGTGGTGGGTCGGCCAGGCTCTGCTGGTCGATGCCGACCAATTCGCATGGGCGCTTCCGCTCGCCGTGCTCGGCCTGCCGGCGGTGCTGGCCCTGTTCTATGGTGTCGCCACCCTGCTTGCCAGGCTCGCCTGGAGCGAGGGCCTGGGCCGTGTCGCGGCGCTCGCCGCCGGCTTCGGTATCGCCGAATGGCTGCGAACCTTCGTTCTGACCGGATTTCCCTGGAATGCGATCGGCTATGCCGCCATGCCGCTGCCGCTGCTGATGCAGTCGGTCCAGCTCGTCGGACTGGCCGGCATGAACGTGCTGGCCGTCTTCATCTTCGCCGCGCCTTCCTTGCTGGCCGGGCGCCAGCATCTCCGCATCGGCCTGGCGGCGTGCCTGCTTCTTGCCGCCGCCCATGCCGGCTATGGCTACCTCCGGCTTGCCGCCGTGCCCGACCCGGCAGAGGCGAAGAGCCTTCCGGTGCGCATCGTCCAGCCGTCAGTGTCGCAGGCCGGCAAGTGGGATGTCGGCGAACGGACCCGCATCATGGAGACGCTCCTGTCGCTGACCCGGCGGCCGCCATCGCAAGGCCGGCCGAAGCCCGAACTGGTCGTCTGGCCCGAAACCGCCGTACCCTTCGTCATTACCGAACGTCCCGAGGCGCTCGCCGCCATCGGCGAGGCGCTCGATGCCGGCCAGACCCTGTTTTTGGGTGCGGTGCGCTCGGAGGCAGCTGCGACCGGTGGAGAGGAACCCCGCTACTACAACGCGGTGGTCGCGATCGACGGCAGTGGCGAGATCGTCGATGCCGCCGACAAGGTACACTTGGTTCCCTTCGGCGAATATCTGCCATTCGAAGCGACGCTGAAGCTGGCCGGTCTCAGCACCGTCGCCGAGACGGTTGGCGGTTTCTCCGCCGGCTCCGCGCGCCGCACCCTCGAGGTGCCGGGCGGTGTCGTTGCCCTGCCGCTGATCTGCTACGAGATCATCTTCCCCGATCTGCTCGATGACGGTGCCGCGGTGGCCGACATCATCGTCAACGTGACCAACGATGCCTGGTTCGGCGACACGCCGGGCCCCTATCAGCATTTCCGTCAGGCGCAGGTGCGGGCGGTCGAGGCCGGGCTGCCGCTGATTCGCTCGGCCAACAACGGCATTTCGGCGGTTCTCGACGACAAGGGACGGGTCCTTGACGCCTTCGCGCTGGACGCTGTCGGCATTCTCGACGTCGAACTGGCCGTTCCGGCGCGTTCCGGCACCCCTGACTGGCCACCGGCGTTTAATGGGTTCTTGATAATATTGTTCTTTGCAACCATGGCTTGTGGTATGAATCTGACCCAGAGGCTACGGTCAACTTGA
- a CDS encoding helix-turn-helix domain-containing protein: MPDNKKKPNPIDIHVGSRVRLRRNMLGMSQEKLGESLGVTFQQIQKYEKGTNRVGASRLQAIATILNVPVSFFFEDAPVESAPGAKGFAEDRSTNYVVDFLGSTEGLQLNRAFVKIADSRVRRRVIDLVKALAADEES, encoded by the coding sequence ATGCCTGACAACAAGAAAAAACCAAACCCGATCGACATACACGTCGGGAGCAGGGTCCGCTTGCGCAGGAACATGCTCGGGATGAGCCAGGAAAAGCTTGGCGAAAGTCTCGGGGTGACCTTTCAGCAGATCCAGAAATACGAAAAGGGAACCAACCGCGTCGGCGCCAGCCGGCTGCAGGCCATCGCGACGATCCTCAACGTCCCGGTGTCGTTCTTCTTCGAGGACGCGCCGGTCGAATCGGCTCCCGGTGCCAAGGGTTTTGCGGAGGACCGCTCGACGAACTATGTCGTCGATTTCCTCGGCAGCACCGAGGGCCTGCAGCTCAACCGGGCCTTCGTAAAGATCGCCGACTCGCGCGTCCGCAGAAGGGTCATCGACCTCGTCAAGGCGCTGGCGGCCGACGAAGAAAGCTGA
- the metK gene encoding methionine adenosyltransferase, whose amino-acid sequence MARKNYLFTSESVSEGHPDKVCDRISDEIVDLVYKEARKAGMDPWKVRVACETLATTNRVVIAGEVRVPESLIKKDKTGKVMQDSFGNPLVNPSKFRSAARKAIRSIGYEQDGFHWKTAKIDVLLHGQSPDIGQGVDNSSDRQGEEGAGDQGIMFGYACRETPDLMPAPIYYSHKILELLAEARKSGEGDAAKLGPDAKSQVTVRYIDGRPAEVTQIVLSTQHLDASWDNKKVRSVVEPYIREALSTGGITISDDCNWYINPTGKFVIGGPDGDAGLTGRKIIVDTYGGAAAHGGGAFSGKDTTKVDRSAAYAARYLAKNVVAAKLAERCSIQLSYAIGVAQPLSVYVDMHGTGKVAEEVVEKAIREVMDLSPGGIRRHLDLNKPIYAKTAAYGHFGRKPGRDGSFSWEKTDLVKALKEAVGNEEAKARLAA is encoded by the coding sequence GTGGCACGTAAGAACTACCTTTTTACCAGTGAATCCGTTTCGGAAGGTCATCCCGACAAGGTGTGTGACCGCATCTCCGACGAAATCGTCGATCTCGTCTACAAGGAAGCCAGGAAAGCCGGAATGGACCCCTGGAAGGTGCGTGTCGCCTGCGAGACGCTCGCCACGACCAACCGCGTGGTCATTGCTGGCGAGGTCCGCGTGCCGGAAAGCCTGATCAAGAAGGACAAGACCGGCAAGGTCATGCAGGACTCCTTCGGCAATCCGCTTGTCAACCCGTCGAAGTTCCGGTCGGCCGCCCGCAAGGCCATCCGCTCGATCGGCTACGAACAGGACGGTTTCCACTGGAAGACGGCCAAGATCGACGTGCTCCTGCACGGCCAGTCGCCCGACATCGGTCAGGGTGTCGACAATTCTTCCGATAGGCAGGGCGAGGAAGGCGCGGGCGACCAGGGCATCATGTTCGGTTATGCCTGCCGCGAGACGCCGGACCTCATGCCCGCGCCGATCTACTACTCGCATAAGATCCTCGAACTGCTCGCCGAGGCGCGCAAGTCGGGCGAGGGCGACGCCGCCAAGCTTGGCCCGGACGCCAAGAGCCAGGTCACCGTGCGTTACATCGACGGCCGGCCGGCCGAGGTGACGCAGATCGTGCTCTCGACCCAGCACCTCGACGCCTCCTGGGACAACAAGAAGGTCCGCTCGGTCGTCGAGCCCTATATTCGCGAGGCGCTCTCGACCGGCGGCATCACCATCTCCGACGACTGCAACTGGTACATCAACCCGACCGGCAAGTTCGTCATCGGCGGTCCCGACGGTGATGCCGGCCTCACCGGCCGCAAGATCATCGTCGACACCTATGGCGGCGCGGCCGCCCATGGCGGCGGCGCCTTTTCGGGCAAGGACACCACCAAGGTCGACCGCTCGGCCGCCTACGCGGCGCGCTACCTGGCAAAGAACGTGGTCGCCGCGAAGCTTGCCGAGCGCTGCTCGATCCAGCTTTCCTACGCGATCGGCGTCGCGCAGCCGCTGTCGGTCTATGTCGACATGCATGGCACCGGCAAGGTGGCCGAGGAAGTGGTGGAAAAGGCGATCCGCGAGGTCATGGACCTGTCGCCGGGCGGCATCCGCCGCCATCTCGACCTGAACAAGCCGATCTACGCCAAGACCGCGGCCTATGGCCACTTCGGCCGCAAGCCCGGCCGTGACGGTTCCTTCTCCTGGGAGAAGACCGACCTCGTCAAGGCGCTCAAGGAAGCCGTCGGCAACGAGGAAGCCAAGGCGCGTCTGGCCGCCTGA
- the trmB gene encoding tRNA (guanine(46)-N(7))-methyltransferase TrmB: MEGERGRRSTEAFFGRRKGKTIRPRQAALLDRLLPALLIDLDAPPPPLGNLFGPQVAEVRLEIGFGGGEHFLHESGRHPAVGFIGVEPFVNGMAKFLAAFDEDPRSNIRLYDDDATRLLDWLPSASIASIDLLYPDPWPKKRHWKRRFVNDANLDRFARVLQPGGRFRFASDIDSYVNWTLHACRRHPRFEWQAETAADWRTPYEGWPGTRYEAKAMREGRTPAYLTFLRT, from the coding sequence ATGGAGGGGGAGCGGGGGCGCCGGTCGACCGAAGCGTTTTTCGGCCGGCGCAAGGGCAAGACCATCAGGCCGCGCCAGGCCGCGCTCCTCGACCGCCTGCTGCCGGCGCTGCTGATCGATCTCGACGCCCCGCCGCCGCCGCTTGGCAACCTCTTCGGCCCCCAGGTGGCCGAGGTCAGGCTGGAGATCGGGTTCGGCGGCGGCGAGCACTTTCTCCATGAAAGCGGCCGCCATCCGGCGGTCGGCTTCATCGGCGTCGAGCCTTTCGTCAACGGCATGGCCAAGTTCCTGGCCGCGTTCGACGAGGACCCGCGCTCGAACATCCGCCTTTACGACGACGATGCCACGCGGCTGCTCGACTGGCTGCCATCCGCCAGCATCGCCAGCATCGATCTTCTCTACCCCGACCCCTGGCCCAAGAAGCGGCACTGGAAGCGGCGTTTCGTCAACGATGCCAATCTCGACCGCTTCGCCCGCGTTCTGCAGCCCGGCGGCCGCTTCCGCTTCGCCTCCGACATCGACAGCTATGTCAACTGGACCCTGCATGCGTGCCGCCGTCATCCGCGCTTCGAGTGGCAGGCCGAAACCGCCGCCGACTGGCGCACCCCCTACGAAGGCTGGCCCGGCACCCGCTACGAGGCCAAGGCGATGCGCGAGGGCCGGACACCGGCCTATCTGACCTTTCTCAGAACCTAG
- a CDS encoding DUF4105 domain-containing protein has product MRTVARNLAFLLIAFLVSACVTAAVIPPSHEREWEPSVSRLPTVRWISDDVFAMSNIRDWQWGEDGATRRRWHQRRYDLRDTRAIWFFVEPFPYGRSLAHTFITFELGRGARREFLTVSVEARKEVGETYSPVRGLFSAYELIFVWSTEKDILTDTIIRLGHEVRAYKVNVTPDQARIILRGFLRRTNEIAASPEYYDTLENNCTSELAAVVNREFDMPIPRHSSYVLTGTAARYLHSLGYIVDPSESYAEVDARADIGGPVRRFGHLGERRFSIAWRRVVEGR; this is encoded by the coding sequence ATGCGAACCGTCGCACGCAACCTCGCTTTCTTGCTGATCGCGTTTCTGGTTTCCGCCTGCGTGACCGCAGCCGTGATTCCGCCGAGCCACGAGCGCGAGTGGGAACCGTCGGTCTCGCGACTCCCGACGGTTCGCTGGATCTCCGACGACGTCTTCGCGATGTCCAATATCCGCGACTGGCAGTGGGGCGAGGATGGTGCGACCCGCCGGCGCTGGCACCAGAGGCGCTATGACCTCCGCGACACGCGGGCGATCTGGTTCTTCGTGGAGCCGTTCCCCTACGGCCGTTCCCTGGCTCACACATTCATCACGTTCGAACTGGGGCGTGGTGCGCGGCGCGAGTTCCTCACCGTCTCGGTGGAGGCGCGCAAGGAGGTGGGCGAGACCTATTCGCCTGTTCGCGGGTTGTTTTCCGCGTACGAGTTGATCTTCGTTTGGTCGACGGAAAAGGACATCCTTACAGATACCATCATCCGCCTCGGTCATGAGGTTCGTGCCTACAAGGTGAACGTCACGCCCGACCAGGCGCGCATCATCCTGCGGGGCTTCCTTCGCAGGACCAATGAGATCGCGGCCTCGCCGGAATATTACGACACACTCGAAAACAACTGCACCAGCGAACTGGCTGCCGTTGTCAACCGCGAGTTCGACATGCCGATCCCGCGCCATTCCTCCTATGTGCTCACCGGCACGGCGGCGCGCTACCTGCACAGCCTGGGCTATATTGTCGATCCCTCTGAATCCTACGCCGAGGTCGATGCCCGGGCGGATATCGGCGGGCCGGTGCGCCGCTTCGGTCATCTCGGCGAGCGCCGCTTCTCGATCGCCTGGCGCCGTGTCGTCGAAGGGCGGTAA
- a CDS encoding Lrp/AsnC family transcriptional regulator, which yields MDDFDRKLVTLLRHDARRSVSDLAQELGASRATVRARMERLERAGDIIGYTVILRADAVEQRVRGIMMIEIEGHAADRVIRALGGFAEVATIHTTNGRWDLVVELSTGSLTEFDAVLRQIRLIPGITGSETSLLLATPRSTSARL from the coding sequence ATGGACGATTTCGACCGCAAACTCGTCACCCTGCTGCGCCATGACGCGCGGCGCAGCGTTTCCGATCTGGCACAGGAACTGGGCGCCTCGCGCGCCACGGTGCGGGCGCGCATGGAGCGCCTCGAACGCGCCGGCGACATCATCGGCTATACGGTCATACTGCGCGCCGACGCGGTCGAGCAGCGGGTGCGCGGCATCATGATGATCGAGATCGAGGGTCACGCCGCGGACAGGGTGATCCGCGCGCTGGGCGGCTTCGCCGAGGTGGCGACGATCCACACCACCAACGGCCGCTGGGATCTGGTGGTGGAACTCAGCACCGGTTCACTGACCGAGTTCGACGCGGTCTTGCGTCAGATCCGGCTGATTCCAGGCATCACCGGCAGCGAGACGAGCCTGCTGCTGGCGACGCCACGCAGCACCAGCGCGCGTTTGTGA